The Acidobacteriota bacterium genome includes a region encoding these proteins:
- a CDS encoding molybdopterin molybdotransferase MoeA, protein MISVEEALRILLANLPEPGVETVEFRSSLGRVLAEDLLATSDIPPFDRCAMDGYAVRAEDTRPAPVELAVAGESRAGGGMPAGLEAGSAVSIMTGAPVPPGADAVVVVEQCRRSADRSRVEILEPVGCGDNIAPRGCEARVGDPVLRKGHRVGPSEIAVMASFGHARVRVYRKPTVAILATGDELVEIDREPRPDQIRNSNAYCLAAQLELLGFSSDYLGIALDAREDLERKITAGLQRDILIMTGGVSMGEYDLVRDVFRDLGLEILFSKVSIKPGKPTVFARKGDRLIFGLPGNPVSALTTFECFVRPALGRLCGMKKPELPRMKGTLLGDVKQVSGRTAFLPAWVFWEGEEWKVDPLPWKSSADIVGYTGANAAYIFPKHLDRLQRGDRVEIMLLPDFFARQR, encoded by the coding sequence GACGGTGGAGTTCCGGTCGTCCCTGGGCCGGGTGCTGGCCGAAGACCTTCTCGCCACCTCGGACATCCCCCCCTTCGACCGGTGCGCCATGGACGGTTACGCGGTGCGGGCGGAGGATACGCGCCCTGCCCCGGTGGAACTCGCGGTGGCCGGCGAGAGCCGCGCGGGCGGCGGGATGCCGGCGGGCCTCGAGGCGGGGAGCGCGGTGTCGATCATGACGGGGGCCCCGGTCCCCCCGGGGGCCGACGCCGTGGTGGTGGTGGAGCAGTGCCGCCGTTCGGCCGACAGGAGCCGGGTCGAGATCCTCGAACCGGTGGGGTGCGGGGATAACATCGCCCCCCGGGGGTGCGAGGCCCGGGTCGGGGACCCGGTCCTCCGAAAGGGGCACCGCGTGGGCCCGTCCGAGATCGCCGTGATGGCCAGTTTCGGGCATGCGCGCGTCCGCGTCTACCGCAAGCCCACGGTGGCCATCCTGGCCACCGGGGACGAGCTGGTGGAGATCGACAGGGAGCCGCGGCCGGACCAGATCCGCAATTCCAACGCCTACTGCCTTGCCGCGCAGCTGGAGCTTCTGGGGTTCTCCTCCGACTATCTCGGCATCGCCCTGGACGCCAGGGAAGACCTCGAGCGGAAGATCACCGCCGGCCTCCAGCGGGACATCCTGATTATGACCGGCGGCGTATCCATGGGGGAATACGACCTGGTCCGCGACGTCTTCCGGGACCTCGGGCTCGAGATCCTCTTCAGCAAGGTGTCGATCAAGCCCGGGAAGCCGACGGTGTTCGCGCGCAAGGGGGACCGGCTGATCTTCGGCCTCCCGGGCAACCCGGTTTCGGCCCTGACCACCTTCGAATGTTTCGTCCGTCCGGCGCTCGGGCGGTTGTGCGGCATGAAGAAGCCGGAACTCCCCAGAATGAAGGGGACGCTGCTCGGGGACGTGAAACAGGTATCCGGAAGGACCGCGTTTCTCCCGGCCTGGGTTTTCTGGGAAGGGGAGGAATGGAAGGTGGACCCGCTTCCGTGGAAGAGCTCGGCCGACATCGTCGGTTATACCGGCGCCAACGCCGCGTACATATTCCCGAAGCACCTGGACAGGTTGCAGCGCGGGGACAGGGTCGAGATC